The proteins below are encoded in one region of Rhizobacter sp.:
- a CDS encoding AAA family ATPase, protein MTIIRFNDALCQAATALQSLPLPPNPKPRVVRDVFGRLRFALDCPLANYPADALAALQSAQMALGAYASSPEVLTHDSFAFPEKVFSDPDWHITLVQLGHDEEGNPLGDVAVLLLDRQITGRDWLRPNDSEGATNRPHRMVFFGLKGGVGRSTALCMTAWGLARKGKRVLLIDFDLESPGLSGLILPRGSVAEFGVVDWLIEDAVGQGDSVIQRMVSASPLGEATVGAIRVAAAIGQSESDYLAKLARAYADVPSGDGPQRLGERLLRLVETLEAQEEPDVVLVDSRAGLHDLAAVAITTIADTALLFATDGEQSWAGYTQLFLHWQRRPEIAKRVREHLTLVRALTPTANREAGVHRFQQRAYELFAETLYDEIPVGAGLESPEGEGSFHPGEADQSAPHAPILIDWDEQFQEFDPMLRPEDGGATPARIEATFGELIKFAHERVQENAK, encoded by the coding sequence ATGACAATCATTCGCTTTAACGACGCCCTGTGCCAGGCAGCCACTGCACTCCAGTCGCTGCCCCTGCCTCCAAATCCAAAGCCTCGAGTGGTGCGGGATGTCTTTGGGCGCCTGCGTTTTGCTTTGGACTGTCCGCTGGCGAACTATCCTGCCGACGCATTGGCCGCGCTGCAGTCCGCTCAGATGGCACTTGGGGCCTATGCGTCGAGTCCAGAGGTCTTGACTCACGACAGCTTTGCATTCCCAGAAAAGGTGTTCTCTGATCCCGACTGGCACATTACGCTGGTCCAGCTGGGGCACGATGAGGAAGGCAATCCGCTGGGCGACGTTGCGGTTTTGCTTTTGGACAGGCAAATCACTGGCCGGGACTGGCTTCGTCCAAATGACAGCGAGGGCGCCACAAACCGTCCACACCGCATGGTGTTTTTTGGTTTAAAGGGCGGTGTCGGGCGCTCGACGGCGCTGTGCATGACTGCATGGGGTTTGGCTCGCAAGGGGAAACGTGTCCTCTTGATCGACTTTGATCTGGAGTCTCCAGGCTTGTCGGGGTTGATTCTCCCTCGAGGCAGTGTTGCCGAGTTTGGTGTAGTCGATTGGCTGATAGAAGACGCTGTCGGGCAAGGAGATAGCGTGATCCAGCGTATGGTTTCCGCCAGTCCGCTGGGCGAAGCAACGGTCGGGGCAATCCGCGTAGCTGCGGCGATTGGACAAAGCGAATCCGACTACTTGGCAAAGCTTGCCCGTGCCTATGCAGATGTACCTAGTGGCGATGGCCCCCAGCGCCTCGGTGAGCGGCTTTTGCGCTTGGTCGAAACGCTCGAAGCACAAGAAGAACCTGATGTGGTGCTGGTTGATAGCAGGGCAGGTTTGCACGATCTGGCGGCGGTGGCAATTACTACGATTGCGGACACCGCGCTTCTCTTTGCTACCGACGGCGAACAGTCGTGGGCAGGCTACACCCAGCTCTTCCTGCACTGGCAGCGGCGCCCTGAGATAGCGAAGCGAGTTCGCGAGCATCTCACTTTAGTTCGCGCGCTGACTCCTACCGCAAATCGAGAGGCAGGCGTGCACCGATTTCAGCAACGAGCTTACGAGTTGTTTGCAGAGACCCTTTACGACGAGATCCCGGTTGGAGCGGGTCTTGAATCCCCGGAAGGAGAAGGCTCGTTCCATCCAGGCGAGGCCGATCAATCGGCTCCCCATGCTCCCATACTGATCGACTGGGATGAGCAGTTTCAAGAGTTTGATCCGATGCTCAGGCCTGAGGATGGCGGCGCTACGCCTGCTCGCATCGAGGCAACTTTTGGCGAGCTAATCAAGTTCGCCCACGAACGTGTGCAAGAGAATGCAAAATGA
- a CDS encoding MSMEG_0572 family nitrogen starvation response protein — MPKVTHPAAQKGDFLVDYEEKVFEDVKAKPGEKALVTFHTVAFEGSIGFVNLLQATRLQRKGFDTSILLYGPGVTLGVKRGFPKLGDAAFPGHQNFNEQIGKFIAEGGKVYACRFALQALYGHGEGALIEGIRPINPLDVLDIVLLHRKEGAFILDTWTL, encoded by the coding sequence ATGCCCAAGGTCACCCACCCCGCCGCCCAGAAGGGCGATTTCCTGGTCGACTACGAAGAGAAGGTGTTCGAGGACGTGAAGGCCAAGCCCGGCGAGAAGGCGCTGGTCACCTTTCACACCGTGGCCTTCGAAGGCTCGATCGGCTTCGTCAACCTGCTGCAGGCCACGCGACTGCAACGCAAGGGCTTCGACACCTCGATCCTGCTCTACGGCCCGGGCGTGACGCTGGGCGTGAAGCGTGGCTTCCCCAAGCTGGGCGACGCGGCCTTCCCCGGCCACCAGAACTTCAACGAGCAGATCGGCAAGTTCATCGCCGAGGGCGGCAAGGTCTACGCCTGCCGCTTCGCGCTGCAGGCGCTCTACGGCCACGGCGAAGGGGCGCTGATCGAAGGCATCCGCCCGATCAACCCGCTCGACGTGCTCGACATCGTGCTCCTGCATCGCAAAGAGGGCGCCTTCATCCTCGACACCTGGACGCTTTGA
- a CDS encoding TetR/AcrR family transcriptional regulator: MDTGTAILDAASALLEAHGPAGLTTRAICDAAGIKSPTLYHHFGDKDGLERALIQRGMADFMRRKQQAIASDDPMDQLRAGWDIALEFALKRPALYSLLAHHARLEPALLEDAYAVMQARVQRLVDMGRLRGPVEATARTIWAASQGALSLVHRGLPRKEIEATSGVLFEAVIQALAQAA; the protein is encoded by the coding sequence ATGCAGCCTCGGCCCTGCTCGAAGCGCACGGCCCCGCCGGGCTCACGACGCGCGCCATCTGCGACGCCGCCGGCATCAAGTCCCCCACGCTCTATCACCACTTCGGCGACAAGGACGGGCTGGAGCGCGCCCTCATCCAGCGCGGCATGGCCGACTTCATGCGGCGCAAGCAGCAGGCGATCGCGTCGGACGACCCGATGGACCAGCTGCGCGCCGGGTGGGACATCGCGCTCGAATTCGCGCTCAAGCGCCCGGCGCTTTACTCACTGCTGGCCCATCACGCCCGGCTGGAGCCCGCGCTGCTGGAAGACGCCTACGCCGTGATGCAGGCGCGGGTGCAACGCCTGGTCGACATGGGCCGGCTGCGCGGGCCGGTCGAGGCGACCGCGCGCACCATCTGGGCCGCCTCGCAAGGCGCGCTCTCGCTGGTGCACCGGGGCTTGCCGCGCAAGGAGATCGAAGCGACGAGCGGTGTGCTCTTCGAGGCTGTCATTCAGGCGCTGGCGCAGGCAGCTTGA
- a CDS encoding MSMEG_0568 family radical SAM protein: MTELQSQGLRLLDPAAGAASRRGGAGPSDHKAVTIDGVTLMVPVHTHTAFSSPFVADAPGPDGHSVLRRGSIPIASVSFPRQPRFYARSTADGIPYSHIATLHGSDVLATTVLQTCIRYESRRKACRFCAIGQSLAAGRTIAHKTPAQLAEVAKAAVELDGVKHMVMTTGTPPTPDRGAKVLCESAEAIRAAVDLPLQAQCEPPDTDAWFQRLKDAGVDTLGMHLEVIGDELRRQILPGKAEVPMSRYWDAFEAAVEVFGRGQVSTYLLAGLGDSAELLLATSERLLAMGVYPFVVPFVPISGTPLEDRPAPSAEFMRSVLEPLGRRVADAGLHAGDIKAGCGRCAACSTLSRYEAPLAV, from the coding sequence ATGACCGAGCTGCAGTCGCAGGGCCTGCGCCTGCTCGACCCTGCTGCTGGCGCGGCCAGCCGCCGCGGCGGCGCCGGCCCGTCGGACCACAAGGCGGTGACGATCGACGGCGTAACGCTGATGGTGCCGGTGCACACGCACACCGCGTTCAGCTCGCCCTTCGTCGCCGACGCGCCCGGGCCCGACGGCCACAGCGTGCTTCGGCGCGGCAGCATCCCGATCGCGAGCGTGAGCTTCCCGCGGCAGCCTCGCTTCTATGCGCGCAGCACGGCCGACGGCATCCCGTATTCGCACATCGCCACCTTGCACGGCAGCGACGTGCTCGCCACCACCGTGCTGCAGACCTGCATCCGCTACGAGAGCCGGCGCAAGGCCTGCCGCTTCTGCGCCATCGGCCAGTCGCTCGCGGCCGGGCGCACCATCGCACACAAGACACCGGCGCAGCTGGCCGAGGTGGCGAAAGCCGCGGTCGAGCTCGACGGCGTGAAGCACATGGTGATGACCACCGGCACGCCACCCACGCCCGACCGTGGCGCGAAAGTGCTGTGCGAGAGCGCCGAGGCGATCCGCGCCGCGGTCGACCTGCCGCTGCAGGCGCAGTGCGAGCCGCCCGACACCGATGCGTGGTTCCAGCGCCTGAAGGACGCGGGCGTCGACACGCTGGGCATGCACCTCGAAGTGATCGGCGACGAGCTGCGCCGCCAGATCCTGCCCGGCAAGGCCGAGGTGCCGATGAGCCGCTATTGGGATGCGTTCGAGGCGGCGGTGGAGGTGTTCGGCCGGGGGCAGGTCAGCACCTACCTGCTCGCCGGCCTGGGCGACAGCGCCGAGCTGCTGCTCGCCACCAGCGAGCGCCTGCTGGCGATGGGCGTCTACCCCTTCGTCGTGCCCTTCGTGCCCATCAGCGGCACGCCGCTCGAAGACCGCCCCGCGCCGTCGGCCGAGTTCATGCGCAGCGTGCTGGAGCCGCTGGGCCGGCGGGTGGCCGATGCCGGCCTGCACGCTGGTGACATCAAGGCCGGCTGCGGGCGTTGCGCGGCCTGCTCCACCTTGTCTCGCTACGAAGCCCCGCTCGCCGTCTGA
- a CDS encoding PLP-dependent aminotransferase family protein, with product MPFTHWITRIRQSSLPAYQLIPELIAEDLQQGRLAPRQRLPPLRELAVTLQLNYTTVVRGFASARERGLIASRPGMGSYVRGSFIGLPLRAGTGAEMTMNMPPEIEDHPAMQALQQSAAEAITHSTLHDLMRYQDFGGTAHDRELAAHWLAQWVPEATADRVLVAPGIHAVLLALVSMLVKPGQSLCVESLVYPGLKAIAAQLGTQLLPITMDEHGLVPEELEAACKSTPVGAIYLCPNIHNPTTATLPMRRREQIADIALRLSIPIIEDDAYGMLPAATPPALADYAGALTYYISGLSKWLGAGMRVAYVLAPTHAAQQRLAGALRATTVMASPFINAVVSHWLEQGHGREVLAAVRAECGWRSALMRERLGAFGLRVHPQGFHGWLPLPEGDAAAGSSATQIASALRELGVAAVAASAFSTDRQPPEGLRLCLGGGLNRDDCGRALRAVERALGAAEMSE from the coding sequence ATGCCGTTCACGCACTGGATCACGCGCATCCGCCAGAGCAGCCTGCCGGCGTATCAGCTCATCCCCGAGCTGATCGCCGAAGACCTGCAGCAGGGCCGGCTGGCCCCGCGCCAGCGCCTGCCGCCGCTGCGCGAGCTGGCCGTCACGCTGCAGCTCAACTACACGACGGTGGTGCGCGGCTTCGCCTCGGCCCGCGAGCGCGGGCTGATCGCCTCACGGCCCGGCATGGGCTCTTATGTGCGCGGCTCCTTCATCGGCCTGCCGCTGCGCGCCGGCACCGGCGCCGAGATGACGATGAACATGCCGCCCGAGATCGAGGACCACCCCGCGATGCAGGCGCTGCAGCAGAGCGCCGCCGAGGCCATCACCCACTCGACGCTGCACGACCTGATGCGCTACCAAGACTTCGGCGGCACCGCGCACGACCGCGAGCTCGCCGCGCACTGGCTCGCGCAGTGGGTGCCCGAGGCCACCGCCGACCGGGTGCTGGTGGCGCCGGGCATCCACGCCGTGCTGCTGGCGCTGGTGTCGATGCTGGTGAAGCCGGGCCAGAGCCTGTGCGTCGAGAGCCTGGTGTACCCCGGCCTGAAGGCCATTGCCGCGCAGCTCGGCACCCAGCTCCTGCCCATCACGATGGACGAGCACGGCCTGGTGCCCGAGGAGCTGGAAGCCGCGTGCAAGAGCACGCCCGTGGGCGCGATCTACCTCTGCCCCAACATCCACAACCCCACCACCGCCACGCTGCCCATGCGCCGCCGCGAGCAGATCGCCGACATCGCGCTGCGCTTGAGCATCCCCATCATCGAAGACGACGCCTACGGCATGCTGCCCGCCGCCACGCCGCCGGCGCTGGCCGACTACGCCGGTGCGTTGACCTACTACATCAGCGGCCTCTCGAAGTGGCTGGGCGCCGGCATGCGCGTGGCCTATGTGCTGGCGCCGACGCACGCCGCCCAGCAGCGCCTGGCCGGCGCCCTGCGCGCGACGACGGTGATGGCCTCGCCGTTCATCAACGCGGTGGTCTCGCACTGGCTTGAGCAGGGCCACGGGCGCGAGGTGCTGGCGGCGGTGCGGGCGGAGTGCGGGTGGCGCAGTGCGTTGATGCGCGAGCGGCTGGGGGCGTTTGGGCTAAGGGTGCACCCGCAGGGGTTCCATGGGTGGCTGCCGTTGCCGGAAGGGGATGCGGCGGCGGGGTCGTCGGCGACGCAGATTGCGAGTGCGTTGCGCGAGCTGGGGGTGGCGGCGGTGGCGGCGAGTGCGTTCTCGACGGATCGGCAGCCGCCTGAAGGGCTGCGGTTGTGCCTGGGGGGTGGGTTGAATCGGGATGACTGCGGGCGGGCGTTGAGGGCTGTGGAGCGGGCGCTTGGGGCGGCGGAGATGTCCGAGTGA
- a CDS encoding Nit6803 family nitriliase, with translation MSTKPKSVRAAAAQISPDLESADGTLARVLETVREASRKGVELIVFPETFVPYYPYFSFVQPPVQQGPAHLLLMERAPTVPGPLTDAVASAAREAGMVIVLGVNERDHGSLYNTQVIFDADGRLLLKRRKITPTYHERMVWGQGDGAGLTTVDTHVGRVGALACWEHYNPLARYALMAQHEEIHCAQFPGSLVGQIFADQMGVTIRHHALESGCFVVNATGWLHEAQVRAVTADEKLQGALRGGCHTAIVSPEGKYLAEPLTEGEGLVIADLDMALITKRKRMMDSVGHYARPELLSLVIRRDATSTTQPWPSAPSTETALSLPEGAPHD, from the coding sequence ATGAGCACGAAGCCGAAGTCGGTGCGCGCCGCGGCGGCCCAGATCTCGCCCGATCTGGAGAGTGCCGACGGCACGCTCGCCCGCGTGCTCGAGACCGTGCGCGAAGCCTCGCGCAAGGGCGTGGAGCTGATCGTCTTCCCCGAGACCTTCGTGCCCTACTACCCCTACTTCAGCTTCGTGCAGCCGCCGGTGCAGCAGGGGCCGGCGCACCTGCTCCTGATGGAGCGCGCACCCACCGTGCCGGGGCCGCTGACCGATGCGGTGGCGTCCGCCGCGCGCGAGGCCGGCATGGTGATCGTGCTCGGCGTCAACGAGCGAGACCACGGCAGCCTCTACAACACGCAGGTCATCTTCGACGCCGACGGGCGCCTGCTGCTCAAGCGCCGCAAGATCACGCCGACGTATCACGAGCGCATGGTGTGGGGCCAGGGCGATGGCGCAGGCCTCACCACCGTCGACACCCACGTAGGCCGCGTCGGCGCGCTCGCCTGCTGGGAGCACTACAACCCGCTCGCCCGCTATGCGCTGATGGCGCAGCATGAAGAGATCCACTGCGCGCAGTTCCCCGGCTCGCTGGTCGGGCAGATCTTTGCCGACCAGATGGGCGTGACCATCCGCCACCATGCGCTGGAGTCGGGCTGCTTTGTCGTCAACGCCACCGGCTGGCTGCACGAGGCGCAGGTGCGCGCCGTCACGGCCGACGAGAAGCTGCAGGGCGCGCTGCGCGGGGGCTGCCACACCGCCATCGTCTCGCCCGAAGGCAAGTACCTCGCCGAGCCGCTGACCGAAGGCGAGGGCCTGGTGATCGCCGACCTCGACATGGCGCTCATCACCAAGCGCAAACGCATGATGGATTCGGTGGGTCACTACGCGCGCCCCGAGCTGCTGAGCCTGGTGATCCGCCGCGATGCGACCAGCACCACGCAGCCGTGGCCCTCTGCGCCGTCGACAGAAACCGCCCTCTCGTTGCCCGAAGGAGCACCCCATGACTGA